The DNA window GGGGCTTCAGGGCGTGCGGATAGCACCGTCTGCTGGAGCTTCAGGTCTTTTGCAGACGTCTCAACGGCCCTTTAGTGCCCTTTAACGGGTGATGCAGTGCTGGAGATGCCCCATAGAAATCTAGAGACTCCGCCCTCGCAAAGCTCCGAACGTGCTCTCAGATTGCTGTCAGTAGTGCCCAGATCTTGCTCCACTGCCTGATGCCAGCATGCACTATTACTCGCACATTGTATCAGCTGATGGCAAAAGGGTCTTACGGAGCATATGCCGATGAGCCATGCATGCAGCGAAGCTCACGGTCTCCTCTGCCAGCGTTGCTCAAAGGCTGGGctggaagcaaaagaagaaagcacCACAAAAACACAGAGCAGATGGGAGCAGATCACATCGGCCCTTGCATATTCCATCTTACTACTAGTGGCGTAGCATGGAtcttgctgcttgctgttCCTTGTCCAAGTGTGCGTTGGTGCTACGAGTAAGGAGCATTTCTCACCTGGAAAGCTGTCAGCTCCTTTGCACCAATATCGGATCAGTGCCGAGGGACCAGGTCTTGTGGTGTTCATGCATATTGCTCGGTGCCCGTGAATCCTTGAACATGTTTACATGGCAGTCCGGATCCTACCCGGCAATTTGGCAGATCATTGTCTCGGGTCGAGACCTCAGAGGGCGCCCGCAGACGGGCTGGCTGCTCGGCAtttgctgcggctggcgcGGCGTTTTTGAGCTCTGAGCGTGTGTGTACCGGtaccagctgctgctctgcgtCTCTCCTCCACCCAGAGCTGCGAGACACAAGACCGCTCTCAGGCACCAAGTAGCAGTACAGGTGCGGCGTTTGGAATTGGAATCTTGTCTTGACGTGGAGCAGGCTGAGCGCATCGCAATAGGCCGCCTTGCATATCAAAGCACCCGACAACTTACACCGGCACAGCAGGGCCCCCAGCCGCCAGCCaatggcctttgctgctctACGCACCACTGTCGGTCTTGGCCGTCCAAACATGGCGAATTTGAACTGCTCTGCATACAAGGGAGGGGGCGTGTCTCGCGTTGtttactgtacatgtatatatggAGTATCTGCCTCAGGTGCATGTCCTGCCCTTCTGCGAGTCCCAGCAGCAAACTCGAGCCTTCAAAGCCGCCTCTATACGAGCCCTGTACGAGCAAATACCTGCCGGACGGGCCATTCTGGGCCAGCATTGATGGCTAGTACTATGGCTCGTGGTGGCATTCGCTAGCCACTGCGCCGTCCGTCTCCGCACTTTAGGTCTTACCAGCACCGGTGGGCTTCTGATTCGACGATGCCCTGTCATGAGCCCATCGAAGGGTCTGCCTCTCCACCACAGCCTTGTTCAGGGTCCTCGGATTTTTATCTGCTGTgctacctttttttttctttttcgttctcggctggtcttttttttcagggTCCCCCTCCCCAGAGGTCCAAGACACAGCATCCACTCCCCGTGATAGTCCCGTCGTAGCGGCAGGCCGTGGACTAAGGCATCAACGCCACGATACAGCAAAAAGCCCACCCTACCCGTAGCAGCCGCTTGTTTGCTGTTTGCTCGCTTGCTCTGTCCGGAGACGAcgattcttctctcttctagGCCATTGCGGCCGCTAGAAGCCCGGCCCTCTGATCATGTTGCAATGTTCCAGcttccccccccttgccTACCTGACCGTGACTTTTTCCCCTCTGCCCCTGCTCAACGAACGCTGCAGCCCATCGTTGGAAGCTTTTTAGCGACTGCAGGTGCTGCGCGCCCGGATTAGCGGGACCTGCTACAGCGGCTCCCCTCGCAACTGACTGGCTCTGAGTTGCCGCTCCGTCAACCTCGCCTGACCCTTGCCCTCTATCCTTCTGCAACTTTCTCACTTTCtcgcctcttctcttggcaACCGCATCTCAACCTCTCCATCCCTCGAGCTCCGTCTCCATCCAACTCTTCCAACTCGTCCCCATCAACCCTTGCTCTTCGATACTCTTGCACTCGTTTCGTCCACTTCTGTGATCCATCTCCAACTCTTGCCTAGAATCCAACCTGCCAACGCGGCCAGTCTGAAAAGCATCGTCTAGGTCGGGCACTGTCAAAAAAACATCATCTCTGATTTTGTTTGGTGGTGAATCCCGGCCTCGACCCAGTGGCGGCGGCACTATTTGCAGGGCCATCTGAATCTGCATCCATTCAGTGAATTTTCGTAAGCAGTAGACCTGACTGCGCACTCTCATTCGATGACTCTAACCGCGGAACAGAGCCCGTACAACCTACCCCAAGAAACATCCttgcctcttctcgctctctcttgtCTCCTCCacacaacaccatcaccgcATCGGATAGGTGCAGCGCCAGACAATGGATGGGCGTCCCGTGCCGCCCTATCGGGCTGTGTCCGAAGCAACGCGGCAGCGCGAGACTTTCAAGTCAGTTTGTTCCCATGAGATTTGTTACTGTTTTtgccctttgcctttgccctcgCCACTCTGCTCTAtgctctctcctctttctcaaGAGATGGACGTtggggtaaaaaaaaatcaacatTGAGTCGATATGTGGGCTAGAGAGAGAAACCTGCTAACAAAAACGCGTGGTAACAGATATGATCCAACTTTGCTGTCTACAAGCAAAGTAAACGACAGTGGCCAGCTTCGCCCAAGCTCTGAGCTGACGCCTTCCCAAGATCTGGTCTTGACTGGCCTGGCTCAGTTGGCTCTATTTCAAACTGGCACTGAGCGGGCCTTCATTTCGCTCTTTGACGTGGAGCACCAGTATTTCATCGCCGAAGCCACTAGAGAGCTTCCCATAGCGGCAGAGGAtagcagcctcggcctctggATGTGCGGCACTGCCATTCCTCGCGCCCACAGCACTTGTGAGTACACTCTTCTCGAGTCTCACCGCCTTGAGCGATCGTCTGGAAGCACTTCTCTGGAGAGAGACGCAACTCAGTTCGATCACTGCGAGAATGAAGGTGATCAACTACCAGTTCTTGTGGTCAAAGACCTGGCAACAGATGCTCGTTTCAAGACAAAGCCCTATTGCCAGCCTGAGGGTGGCAATCATTTCTATGCCTCTGTCCCAATTCGCACTCAGCGAGGCATCAACATTGGCTCTCTGTGCGTTGTCAGCTCCATGCCAAACTGCAGATGGAACGGCCAGTTCTCGACGCTGATGCGCAGACTCTCTCTGGCCGTCATGGACCATTTGGAGGCCAACTCTTCAAAGATAGCCAACAAGCGCAGCGAGCGCATGATTAGAGGCCTGGGCTTCTTCGTTGAAGGCAAAGCCACAGCGTCGTCTCGGagtcctgctgctggccgggAGACGTTTACAGAAACTCCAGATGCGTTACGCCTGGCCCGGCAAGCACTTTTGAAAGACGGCGAAGCCCCCAGCAAGCAGCCTCTCCCAGAAGTCACTGTCCACAATACCACAAATACTGAACAGTCTCTTTCGCCAAATGGCAAACAGCCGGAGGGCAAGCTCCCTGAAGGCGAGCTGCCCGAGGCCAAACGGCCTGATGCCAAAGAGCCTGATGCCAGAGAGCCCGATGGTAAAGAGCCCGATGTCAAACAGCCCGAGGCCAAACAAGCCAAGCCCGTAGCAGAGACAAAATGGGCCGATACCTTTATCCCTGGTCCCAACCCAATGGTTGACACATTCTCTGAGGCTGCACAAACAATCCGCGAGTCTCTTGAGACCGACGGCTGCCTTTTCCTAGACTCGTCTGCGGGGTCCTTTGGCGAATATGGCGGTCGTACCAAGGGGTCACGAAAGAATCGCGCTTCCAATTCCCCGTCTCGGGGtgatgagagcagcagcgaggatgaagatgacgacagCGGAAGTGAcgttgacgaggaagaagacgttcATTCACAGCCCGGTGGTGACGACGCCAGTGCTCATGCTACTAATGGTACGTCTGCCGAGTCCGAGTCCAAGAAGTGGCCGGCCTGCCAAGTGCTGGGCTATTCGACAACGGAAAGCCGCAGCAAGGACTTGGAAGATGGCTCGCTGCCGAGAATCAACATGGCACAGCGATTCCTCGCCAAGCTCCTTCAGCGGTATCCAAAGGGCCACATCTTCAACTTTGGAATCAATGGAGAACTGCAGTCCAGCGACTCGtcagacgacgacggctggATGACGGATCCCTCCAAGGACTCTGACAACATGAAGTCTGTTCAGCCAGCACCACAGCAGCCAGTGCCAGACGACGCGTCCCAGTCTAAGCGCCATAGGCGTCCTTGGGCACGGCACAACGAAGGACGAATCATCCAAGAGATGTTTCCAAAGGCCCGCAGCGTGGCTTTTGTCCCCGTCTGGGATCCCAGAAAACAGCGATGGTGCGCTGGAGGCTTCATCTACACGCTGACTCCGACCAGAATCTTCACAGTGGGCGCAGAGTTGAATTTCCTCAAGGCCGTCAGCATCCTGGCTATTGCCGAGACACTTCGCCTCAAGACATTTGCTGCAAACCAGGCCAAGTCGGATGCGCTGAGCTCTCTGTCCCATGAACTGCGATCACCTCTGCATGGTGCTGTCCTCGGCATCGAGCTGCTTCGTGACACTGAGCTGACCGTCTTCCAAGGCAACATTGCCCACACCATTGAGATTTGCTGCCGCACGCTGGTGGACACCGTGGACCATCTCCTTGATTATTCCAAAGTGAATAAATTCATCCAAGCCCGCAAAACGGGTGGTCAGACGTCGGAGCCTAGAGGGCTACGACAGAGCACTGCACGATCGGTCGAGGAGGGAATGCTGAGCTTGTACAAGCACATTCGGCTCGATGGTATTGTTGAAGAAGTCATGGACGGCGTCTATGCGGGTTTCAATTTTATGCACATGGCCCTGCAGCTCGCCAAGCACAAGACTTCTGCTCACTCTACAGACTTCACTGCAATGCGCCGTCTCGACGCCATGCAAGCTGTGGAGGAGCTTGGCTCCAACGGCAAGGTTGCGCTGGGAGAGGTGACTGTCTTCCTTGAAATTGACCACGACTGCAACTGGCGATTCTACACGCAGCCTGGTGCAATCCGACGCATCGTGATGAACCTGCTGGGCAACTCGCTCAAATACACTCAACGGGGCTCCATCAAGGTGCGCCTCAGCCAATCCAAGCCGAAGCGAAAGTCCTCGGCGGATGCTGTTGTCAACATTGTCGTGTCTGACACCGGAAAGGGCATTGGAGAAGACTACCTGCGCAATGACCTGTACAAGCCATTCTCTCAGGAAGACCATCTCGCCCCGGGAACTGGATTGGGCCTGAGCTTTGTAAAGCAAATCACGTCGCAGCTTAGAGGGCGCGTTCATGTGGAGAGCCGAGTCAGCGTGGGCACCATTGTTCGTGTTTCTTTGCCGCTTATGCAGACGGTGAATGCGCCTGATGGCACTCCACAAATTGCTGAGAACGAAGGGGATTTTGACAAGCACGTTGCAGAGGCAACGGGTCTGCGTGTCAGCCTGATGGGCTTCGACATTGGCAAAAGAGGCAGGCGGCGTATGTTGGACGGATCCTATACGGATCTCCAGGTCGAGGTTGATCGCAATTGTCGCGAGTGGCTTGGTCTAAAGGTCATTACCGAGGCCGAAGCCAACGAGAAGGCCCCCGACTGCGTCATCTGGGTTGAGGATACTCTTGCCGCCTCTCCGCCGGACGAGATCATGCATGGACCTCCGTGCGTTGTCCTGTGCAGAAACACTCTAGTGGCTTTCAAGAGCGCAGCGCAGTTTGAACGCGTCAAGGCGCACCGCATCTTTGAATTTATTGCACAGCCGTAAGTTTGAAATACTCTCTGCTCGTCCATCTCCCGTCACAGACCCAGACTaaccttttgcttctttccaCCTAGTGTCGGTCCCCGTAAACTCGCCAAAGCAGTTGCCATGGCTTTCAGGCGTGGCAACGAGATGAAGTCAATTCCTATCACTCCCGTCAGCCCAGGCGAGGAATTTGCTTCCGCTGTCCCAGAGCTTCTAAGCGACATCAAGACGCAGCTGCCAATCCCGATTCCCAGTGTCCAGCCCACGCAGAATCTTTGTGTTGATAAGAACGATGCCAAGTCTGCAGCGCGGGAAGAGACGGGCGAGCCAACGCTTGAAACGGCaaaggaagacgaggccACGCCTGAGCCTGAGTTTCTGCTCGTAGAGGACAACAACATTAATCTCGACATTCTAGCCATCTAcatgaagaagcttggcCGGGCCTACCACACCGCTACTAACGGCTCTTTGGCCGTTGAAGCCTACAGGGAGAATCCAAACCACTGCAAATACATCTTCATGGACGTCTCGATGCCAGTTATGGACGGCTTCGAGGCCACGCGTCGCATTCGTGCCTACGAGCGTGAACACCAGCTCAAGCCCTGTGTCATCTTTGCACTCACGGGCCTGGCCTCGGAGAGCGCGCAGCAAGAAGCCTTTGGCAGCGGCGTGGATCTGTTCCTGACCAAGCCCGTCAAGCTTAAGGAGCTGGGCATGATTCTTCGATCCAGAGGACTGCTTCCTGAAGAGCCCCTGGTTGTGGTGACCAAGAATGGCACACACCTTGCCTAATACTCACCCATATGATACCCATACTTGCATCTTCTTACATgaattcatttttttttctgttcttcgGTTTGCATTTCCATTTTCCATTTCCTATTAGCTTCACATTGCGAATGGTATTTCATTCAGCACATCGGATCGCATtttcatgtttttttttttttccaagttCGCATTTTGTTTTGCAATTCGGCACGCATATTTTTTCAACATCTCAGCTCAGACTTCGCTGCAGGGAGCAGCGTGATTGCGCAAGTGTGGCCAAACcagaaaataagaaacaccaaaaacaAGTACACAGCACGTCAAACGAATCTCAATGATTCAGAGCTTATACACTGCAATCTGCAGATATTGAGacggcatcttctttttctcttcattgttGATTTCTTTACTATtgcgtctctttttttccggCATACAAAAAGGAAATTCTTTTTTCAGGGGGTGCCAAGGACAAAGACAAAGGTTACAAGCCACGCAGGCTGAACACAAAAAGGGAATCGGGGTTCCGGAaggttttcttttcttttcttttctctcttctctatcTGCTTCTGTTACAGTTTTCATCTCCCCCCCGCATTCGACAGAGGTCAACAACTCTGGATGCATGGtcgagcaagcaaaaaaaaaaaacccccaaactccaaaaaaaaaaaaaaaaaaaaaaaaaaaaaaaaactcattACCCACCACAACGGTATATATATTTGCTCATTGTACCGAAGGAATGTGGTCAATATCAAGAGCAAATCGTGCGACACGAGAAACACAAGGCTATCGATGACACACGCATGTGAATAATACAGGCTAACGACGACGGACAAGACTTGCGAGCATACACGGGACTATAAAGGCTATTTGACGGCATGACGACTTtgctttttataatattgcttctttttttttttggaagcGGAGGATTCGGTGCGGAATTTATGCACTCATGAGCACATGGAGATTTTCTATCCCCGCAGGTTGAACAGGCCTGACGGAACAACAGATATCTCGGCACTGCAGTTAATATTTTGGGACGGACTATTCAATAACAATTACTTTGAGCGCATGGCAGGTCTTTCAAGCACATCTATCCACAGGCAATTCAAATACGGGTCTGGGAGATGAAGGAAATCATGGCATGGTTCATTGCTTGCTCTAGGTACATGATCAACAACAAACAGTCTAGTCTAGGTAGTAGTAAATGCCTAATTTTGTTACGACTAAAATATGTACCCTTCATGATCGTACAGTATGTCcacaaaagagagaagaaagaaacaacagCTTGAAAGTAACAACATGAAGCTCTATCCGGGTAAGTAACACGTACCTATCCAAGTATGTACTAGGtgatatacatgtatattatATGTCGCCATATTGTTTTATGAAGACAGCAGCACAATCGGCTCACCATTCGTCGTGGTCAAGCAGAGCTGTCCATTGCCATCAGCAGTGTACGTCgggccattgccgccatcaAACACATTCGTCCAGCTCCCGTTGGGGACCTGCGTGCCGAAGCAGAACTGGgccgagctgccgccgccgctgttgGTGGTAAAGGCCACCAGCTTGCCGCCGGCGCGGCTCCAGGCGTATGCCGTGGGCTCGACGTACAGGTGCTTGTGGTCGTTGTCGGCGAGGCCGCCGGCCGTGTGCTTGGCAAAGGtgagcttggagatggcattgTACATGTCCGTCTCGGTGTTGTAGCCGCTGCGCCAGAGGTCCTCTCTGTTGGCGGGGTCGTTGCTTCCCGAAAAGGCTTGCTCGGAGCCGTAGTAGACAATGGGGATGCCTCGGCCGAGAATGGTGTAGGTCAGGGCATTCTTGAAGAGAGACGTGTCGTTCTTGACGCTGAGGAAGCGGGGGTTGTCGTGGTTATCGACAAAGGTGCCCAGCGCCGTCGGGTCTGGGAACGAGCTGAGACGGTCATGCATGTCGACCAGGGCTTGGGAGGAGCCCGTCTGCTGATAAAAGGCGTTGAGGGGGTAGAAGATGGCGTAGTTGAGCAGGCCGGGCATGAGCGATTGGTAGGGCTGCATAAAGTCTGGGTCTCCGTTGAAGACTTCGCCGATGCAGTACACGCCGCTGGCATTGACGAAGCCGGGCCAGTAGTCCTGCTCGACGTGCCTGACGGTGTCGATGCGGACGCCGTCGAAGCCGTATGTAGATACCAGGTTGGACACCCAGTCCTGGTAGAGGCTCCTGATGGTAGGGTCCTGGGTGTCAACGTCTGGGAGGCCAGCAAGCCAACAGTTTTCGACGCTGGTCTGGTTGTTGAAGTCAATGTCACATTTTGTGTGGTATGAGGATTGTTGGTTcagaggggagggggagtCGTCTGTGATGTTTGCGTTTCCCATGTGGTTGGCTACAACGTCGACCATCATGTAGAAGCCCTGTTTTTGGTTATTTCTAGCACTGACACTCAGCAGTTGGGAGAATGGTGTGAATATACCTTGCCATGTGCAGCATCAACGAGACTCTTTAAATCATCCGCAGTGCCATAGTGAGAATTGATAGTGTTTAGATCCAGTGCCCAGTAGCCATGGAAGCCGAAATCACTGTCTTTCAAGAGATGTTAGCCACCAATCAAGAGGATGGGGATAGATGGGCAACTCACTGGTTACGACGGGGTTGATCCAGATGGCATCAAATCCCATGCCCTTGATGTAGTCCAGCTTGCTCTCCAAGCCCTGGAACGTGCCACCACAGTAGTCATTCAGATTTGTACACGCAGAGCCTCCCGTGTCGCTTGAGCTGCGAGCAATTCGGTCTGTCAGGGCAAAGTAGATGGTACGAGACCTCCAGTCTGCCGTGTCGGCGCCAAGGACGGCCGGGAGAGAAAgctgcaacagcagcggGACGGCGGATCgaagcttcatcttcttctttcagctgTGGGATGCTCGAGTTCAGGCTGCGTCTGCAAGAGGTCTGTGGTCAGCAAGCTGAtccaaggaagagagagcggcaagccatatatatatatccccAAGGGCATAGATATCGCATATGCCCCCCTTTGCCCAAACGACACCAAACAGACCAAAAACAAGATCCCGTAGCGCATTGAGACGCCATATTCGCTCCGGCAATAAAACTTGCCGCGGCCAAACAGCCACTTACAGACCTCCTGTTATAGGCATCCCGTGACGCCGATCCCAGATCTGCCCAAGCTTCAACATGTCAAACACGCATGCCCCGGCCGACAAAGGGCCGAATAAGCAACCCATCGGCCCATTACCATAGGGCTCTATCGTCGGAGAAGGGGGTAGAATATTGGTCTTCGAAATAGCTTGTATGAGGTAGAGAGCCACTCCTGGGATGACGATCGTTAGTCAGGGGAAGATTTTCaaactccaaaaaaaaataggcAAATGAAAACAGAGAAAGCAGGGGATGCGAGCTGTGTGTGAAGCTAACCAACCAAAAAACCAGCAAATAAGCTCGAAAGAAGATAGAGTGCATACCCAGGATTCACATGTTCTTGTCTAATTTAGGCTCCCGTTTAAAGCCCGTTGAATGGCCCTGACTCAAAACATCCCGAGAGTGaccacccccccccccccccctcttgcTCTCCACCCATGCTCGGCACATTTATTGGCGATTTGCTCAAGCGCCGGTGGCGTCGAATTGGAATTGCGGGGGACGCATAAAAGGCTTGAGTGGATTGtgagaaagatgaagaagagaagaaaaagacaaggagAGTAGATTTTGTCAGAAGTGTTGAAATAAGCTGACAAGCCAGGCGGGGACCCTCCTTGACTCCTTCCCGACCGCTTAATTTGCAAAGAAAGGTTTTTGGGGGGTagggaagaggaagcagTAAAGAAGAGTCAATGCCCAACAccattttattttattttattttttatctTATATAGAGAGTACTACGCGCAAGAACGCATCATCACGTATGTCCCGAATCGAGGCATTAGTACAGATGTAAAGCACATTGTGATGGCGTAGAGTAGCTATGTACttccactttttttttcgtaaTTGCTGACAAAAATAACCAcaaatagaagaagaagaaaaatagagAATTGTCAACTCGTCCGCGGAACCGTACCTGTCAAAAATGATACATGCACCTTGTAGGGGTGCAGTTGTGAGCCTCTGTTACCCGCATAAACATCCACAGCGCCTATAAAATCCGCAGCACATTCAGTCTATTCCGCCCATCCAAAGCCAAAAGCCAAGCTAACAACGCAATCAACCAATCCCCAATTCCACGGGCAGCGAATCAGAAAAATCATTTACATACtccaaccaccaccaccatgtCTGCCACCAGCCCCAAGCCGCCCATCCCCAATCTCCGAGACCTCGCCGGCGGCTCCCTCTCCATTGTCCGCCCCAACCTCATCCTCCGCTCGGCCGCCCCTCCCACCGTGGCCAGCGCCGATCTCGAGGCCCTCAACATCAGCACCGTCTTCGACCTGCGCTCGACCCTCGAGGCCGCCCGGCCCAACTCGTCCGGCGACGTCGGCAACCCAGAGTCGCCCGAGCAGTGGCCCGGCGGTCCTCGCCGCGTGCACGCCCCCGTCTTCGAGGGCGTCGACTACGGGCCCGAGGCCGTGGCCATCCGCTTCCGCAAGTATGCAGACTCGCACCCGACCGAGGGCTTCGTCACGGCGTACAGAGACATTGCCGTGGCGGGCGCGCCGGCGTTTGCCACGGTGCTCAACCACATTGCCTCGGACGGCTTCGACCCCGCGGCCCAGAAGCCCATCCTGGTGCACTGCACGGCCGGCAAGGACCGCACGGGCGTCTTGTGCGCCCTGATCCTGAGCCTGTGCGACGTTCCGGACGAGGTTGTGGCGGAGGAGTACGGCCTCACGACGCAGggcatggcggcggccaagCCGGGCTTGATCAAGTATCTGGTTGCGACGCCGGCGTTTGCGGGAGACGAGGAGGCCGCCGAGAGGTTGCTGAGCTCAAAGTAGGTTTCCCTCATCCCCATGCTCGTTGTTGAATGCTGACAATGGTGATGCAACCACAGACCCGAATCCATGTTGGCTACACTCGCCATGATCCGCAAGGAATGGGGCTCCGCCGa is part of the Trichoderma atroviride chromosome 1, complete sequence genome and encodes:
- a CDS encoding uncharacterized protein (EggNog:ENOG41) produces the protein MSATSPKPPIPNLRDLAGGSLSIVRPNLILRSAAPPTVASADLEALNISTVFDLRSTLEAARPNSSGDVGNPESPEQWPGGPRRVHAPVFEGVDYGPEAVAIRFRKYADSHPTEGFVTAYRDIAVAGAPAFATVLNHIASDGFDPAAQKPILVHCTAGKDRTGVLCALILSLCDVPDEVVAEEYGLTTQGMAAAKPGLIKYLVATPAFAGDEEAAERLLSSKPESMLATLAMIRKEWGSAEGFFLKESKISPETITRVRQKLLVSN
- a CDS encoding uncharacterized protein (EggNog:ENOG41) → MDGRPVPPYRAVSEATRQRETFKYDPTLLSTSKVNDSGQLRPSSELTPSQDLVLTGLAQLALFQTGTERAFISLFDVEHQYFIAEATRELPIAAEDSSLGLWMCGTAIPRAHSTCEYTLLESHRLERSSGSTSLERDATQFDHCENEGDQLPVLVVKDLATDARFKTKPYCQPEGGNHFYASVPIRTQRGINIGSLCVVSSMPNCRWNGQFSTLMRRLSLAVMDHLEANSSKIANKRSERMIRGLGFFVEGKATASSRSPAAGRETFTETPDALRLARQALLKDGEAPSKQPLPEVTVHNTTNTEQSLSPNGKQPEGKLPEGELPEAKRPDAKEPDAREPDGKEPDVKQPEAKQAKPVAETKWADTFIPGPNPMVDTFSEAAQTIRESLETDGCLFLDSSAGSFGEYGGRTKGSRKNRASNSPSRGDESSSEDEDDDSGSDVDEEEDVHSQPGGDDASAHATNGTSAESESKKWPACQVLGYSTTESRSKDLEDGSLPRINMAQRFLAKLLQRYPKGHIFNFGINGELQSSDSSDDDGWMTDPSKDSDNMKSVQPAPQQPVPDDASQSKRHRRPWARHNEGRIIQEMFPKARSVAFVPVWDPRKQRWCAGGFIYTLTPTRIFTVGAELNFLKAVSILAIAETLRLKTFAANQAKSDALSSLSHELRSPLHGAVLGIELLRDTELTVFQGNIAHTIEICCRTLVDTVDHLLDYSKVNKFIQARKTGGQTSEPRGLRQSTARSVEEGMLSLYKHIRLDGIVEEVMDGVYAGFNFMHMALQLAKHKTSAHSTDFTAMRRLDAMQAVEELGSNGKVALGEVTVFLEIDHDCNWRFYTQPGAIRRIVMNLLGNSLKYTQRGSIKVRLSQSKPKRKSSADAVVNIVVSDTGKGIGEDYLRNDLYKPFSQEDHLAPGTGLGLSFVKQITSQLRGRVHVESRVSVGTIVRVSLPLMQTVNAPDGTPQIAENEGDFDKHVAEATGLRVSLMGFDIGKRGRRRMLDGSYTDLQVEVDRNCREWLGLKVITEAEANEKAPDCVIWVEDTLAASPPDEIMHGPPCVVLCRNTLVAFKSAAQFERVKAHRIFEFIAQPVGPRKLAKAVAMAFRRGNEMKSIPITPVSPGEEFASAVPELLSDIKTQLPIPIPSVQPTQNLCVDKNDAKSAAREETGEPTLETAKEDEATPEPEFLLVEDNNINLDILAIYMKKLGRAYHTATNGSLAVEAYRENPNHCKYIFMDVSMPVMDGFEATRRIRAYEREHQLKPCVIFALTGLASESAQQEAFGSGVDLFLTKPVKLKELGMILRSRGLLPEEPLVVVTKNGTHLA
- a CDS encoding uncharacterized protein (SECRETED:SignalP(1-20)~CAZy:GH13), whose protein sequence is MKLRSAVPLLLQLSLPAVLGADTADWRSRTIYFALTDRIARSSSDTGGSACTNLNDYCGGTFQGLESKLDYIKGMGFDAIWINPVVTNSDFGFHGYWALDLNTINSHYGTADDLKSLVDAAHGKGFYMMVDVVANHMGNANITDDSPSPLNQQSSYHTKCDIDFNNQTSVENCWLAGLPDVDTQDPTIRSLYQDWVSNLVSTYGFDGVRIDTVRHVEQDYWPGFVNASGVYCIGEVFNGDPDFMQPYQSLMPGLLNYAIFYPLNAFYQQTGSSQALVDMHDRLSSFPDPTALGTFVDNHDNPRFLSVKNDTSLFKNALTYTILGRGIPIVYYGSEQAFSGSNDPANREDLWRSGYNTETDMYNAISKLTFAKHTAGGLADNDHKHLYVEPTAYAWSRAGGKLVAFTTNSGGGSSAQFCFGTQVPNGSWTNVFDGGNGPTYTADGNGQLCLTTTNGEPIVLLSS